Proteins co-encoded in one Acidobacteriota bacterium genomic window:
- the tsaD gene encoding tRNA (adenosine(37)-N6)-threonylcarbamoyltransferase complex transferase subunit TsaD: MRKTSHANERNGLILGIESSCDETAAAVVRGGTEALSNVVASQMNLHANYGGVVPELASREHLRNIVPVVREAMDRAGVGFDDLDAVAVTEGPGLAGALLVGITYAKALTFGFDKPLIGVNHLEGHIHAVLMEARQRAEQPMDLPLLALVVSGGHTHLYLAEQQGEREGSLRYRNVGRTVDDAAGEAYDKVAKLLGLGYPGGPWIDALARRGNPQAVPFRFAQIKPRIHRGGPVPLNKKAPPRQEGPSFDFSFSGIKTAVLRYIETNHMREAVAVRRAKLAEHPEWKPGTDEAAALCDAQTLDLIASFQHAVVGNLLRQTFAATETFGARGIVVSGGVAANSELRRRFQAEADRRGLPVAFPSLALSTDNAAMIAAAAWQKLMAGEFAADDLGPAPQLRLGGV, translated from the coding sequence ATGCGCAAGACGAGCCACGCCAATGAGAGAAATGGCCTGATTCTGGGGATCGAGAGCTCGTGCGACGAGACGGCCGCCGCGGTGGTGCGCGGCGGGACCGAGGCGCTCTCGAACGTCGTCGCCTCGCAGATGAACCTCCACGCGAACTATGGCGGCGTCGTTCCGGAGCTTGCTTCGCGTGAACATCTGCGCAACATTGTGCCGGTTGTGCGCGAAGCGATGGATCGTGCCGGGGTTGGCTTCGACGATCTGGATGCTGTGGCAGTGACCGAAGGCCCGGGCCTGGCTGGCGCGTTGCTGGTTGGCATTACCTATGCCAAGGCGCTTACCTTCGGTTTCGACAAGCCGCTGATCGGCGTGAATCATCTCGAGGGTCACATCCACGCTGTGCTGATGGAGGCACGTCAGCGTGCGGAGCAGCCGATGGATCTGCCGCTGCTCGCGCTGGTGGTCTCGGGGGGACATACGCATCTTTACCTGGCGGAGCAACAAGGAGAACGAGAAGGCTCGCTGCGTTACCGCAACGTCGGACGCACAGTGGATGATGCGGCGGGAGAGGCGTACGACAAGGTGGCTAAACTGCTTGGGCTTGGCTATCCCGGCGGCCCGTGGATCGATGCTCTGGCGCGTCGCGGCAATCCGCAGGCTGTGCCATTTCGGTTCGCGCAGATCAAGCCGAGGATTCACCGCGGTGGGCCTGTTCCCCTGAACAAGAAGGCCCCGCCGAGGCAGGAGGGGCCGAGCTTCGATTTTTCGTTTAGCGGAATCAAGACGGCCGTGTTGCGCTACATCGAGACGAACCACATGCGCGAGGCTGTTGCAGTGCGGCGCGCGAAGTTGGCGGAGCACCCGGAGTGGAAGCCCGGCACGGATGAGGCCGCCGCGTTATGCGACGCGCAGACGCTCGATCTGATTGCTTCGTTCCAACATGCCGTGGTCGGCAACCTGCTTCGCCAGACCTTCGCTGCGACCGAGACTTTTGGCGCACGGGGAATTGTGGTCTCCGGTGGCGTGGCCGCGAACAGCGAGCTGCGACGAAGGTTTCAGGCAGAGGCGGACCGGCGTGGACTGCCAGTGGCGTTTCCTTCGCTGGCGCTCTCAACCGACAATGCGGCGATGATTGCCGCAGCGGCATGGCAGAAGCTGATGGCGGGAGAGTTTGCCGCGGACGATCTTGGGCCGGCGCCTCAGCTCCGGCTGGGTGGCGTCTAG
- a CDS encoding cysteine--tRNA ligase, whose protein sequence is MELFNTLGSKVETLEPVGAPELRMYCCGPTVYDYGHIGNFRTFLHVDVLRRFMRQLGVPVKYVMNVTDVDDKIIRNAAAAGKPIAEYTAKYEKAFFEDSDALGIERSEIVAHATSCIPDMVVMIEKLAAHDIAYQTEDGSWYFRIARFPEYGKLSRKDFEGIEDGARVDIDEYEKDAARDFALWKACKPGEQSWTTALGCGRPGWHIECSAMAMKFLGESIDLHCGGEDLMFPHHENEIAQSESASGKPFARHWMHVRFLLVEGRKMSKSEGNFYTLRDLLLKGYRASAIRFLLISVPYRHQMNFTFDSLTESTNAIERLRTFHQRMVKGPWPESGSDASLSELIREARTKYTAALANDLNTAEARAAIFDMVRVVNSAADAGTLTKKNVDEVLNVLDLFDGVFAVLKDNDAEITRAALAWAEAEGRLGEAAPELLTNFALSDADIDALVAERTQAKKARNFARADAIRNDLLAKGILIEDSKDGVRWRRK, encoded by the coding sequence ATGGAACTCTTTAACACGTTGGGCAGTAAGGTCGAGACGCTGGAACCGGTGGGCGCTCCCGAGCTGCGAATGTATTGTTGCGGCCCGACGGTCTACGACTATGGCCACATCGGCAACTTCCGCACCTTCCTGCACGTCGACGTGCTGCGCCGCTTTATGCGTCAGCTTGGCGTTCCTGTGAAGTACGTGATGAACGTCACCGACGTCGACGACAAGATCATCCGCAACGCAGCGGCGGCGGGCAAGCCGATCGCGGAGTATACGGCCAAGTACGAAAAGGCGTTTTTCGAAGACTCGGATGCGCTGGGCATCGAGCGGTCGGAGATCGTGGCGCACGCGACGAGCTGCATTCCGGACATGGTCGTCATGATCGAGAAGCTGGCTGCGCACGACATCGCCTATCAAACCGAGGATGGAAGCTGGTACTTCCGCATCGCGCGCTTTCCCGAGTACGGCAAGCTGTCGCGCAAGGACTTTGAGGGAATCGAGGACGGCGCGCGCGTCGACATCGACGAGTACGAGAAAGACGCCGCGCGCGACTTCGCGCTGTGGAAGGCGTGCAAGCCGGGCGAACAGAGCTGGACGACGGCGCTGGGATGCGGGCGGCCGGGCTGGCACATCGAGTGCTCGGCCATGGCGATGAAGTTCCTTGGCGAATCGATCGACCTGCACTGTGGCGGCGAAGATCTGATGTTCCCGCACCACGAGAACGAGATTGCGCAGTCGGAATCGGCTAGCGGAAAGCCCTTCGCCCGGCACTGGATGCATGTGCGCTTCCTGCTGGTCGAGGGGCGCAAGATGTCGAAGTCGGAGGGGAACTTCTACACGCTGCGCGACCTGTTGCTAAAGGGATATCGCGCGTCAGCGATCCGGTTCCTGCTGATCTCGGTGCCTTACCGGCACCAGATGAACTTCACGTTTGATTCACTCACGGAGTCGACGAATGCGATTGAGCGTCTGCGAACCTTTCACCAGCGCATGGTGAAGGGGCCGTGGCCTGAGAGCGGAAGCGACGCATCGTTGTCGGAGCTGATTCGCGAGGCGCGGACAAAGTACACGGCGGCGTTGGCAAACGATCTGAACACCGCAGAGGCGCGCGCCGCGATCTTCGACATGGTGCGCGTGGTCAACAGCGCGGCCGATGCCGGGACACTTACGAAGAAGAATGTCGATGAGGTCCTGAACGTGCTGGATCTGTTCGACGGCGTCTTCGCTGTGTTGAAGGACAACGATGCCGAGATCACGCGCGCTGCGCTGGCGTGGGCGGAGGCCGAGGGCAGATTGGGCGAAGCAGCGCCGGAGCTGCTGACGAACTTTGCTCTGTCCGATGCGGATATTGACGCATTGGTGGCGGAGCGCACGCAGGCGAAGAAGGCCCGCAACTTCGCTCGCGCCGATGCGATCCGCAACGATTTGCTTGCCAAGGGCATTCTGATTGAGGATTCGAAGGACGGGGTTCGCTGGCGCCGAAAATAG